The Streptomyces sp. NBC_01275 genome has a segment encoding these proteins:
- a CDS encoding zf-TFIIB domain-containing protein, producing the protein MQCPKCHAPMHTYNRNGVQIEQCSNCRGIFLDYGELEALTRVESQWSQPAPPPPGAPQAYPSAPAAPAWGAPHGGGHGGGHYGGHGGHQRHKSFGHMLFSS; encoded by the coding sequence ATGCAGTGTCCGAAGTGTCACGCCCCGATGCACACGTACAACCGAAACGGCGTCCAGATAGAGCAGTGCAGCAACTGCCGGGGAATCTTCCTCGACTACGGCGAGCTGGAGGCGCTGACCCGCGTGGAGTCGCAGTGGTCCCAGCCGGCGCCCCCGCCGCCCGGCGCCCCGCAGGCGTACCCGTCCGCCCCGGCCGCTCCCGCCTGGGGCGCCCCGCACGGCGGAGGTCACGGTGGCGGGCACTACGGCGGCCATGGCGGCCACCAACGCCACAAGAGCTTCGGACACATGCTGTTCTCCAGCTGA
- a CDS encoding phosphotransferase family protein encodes MTATPLLAELAFRARAQAHAHGVAAACSCGAATLADRPDATVVRHADTVAKAHAPDTDPAELTARLTAAARVADVLLPPRTPTPARLHGRLVTFWPYGVPVDPDDPDAAPWEAAGTLLAALHRAPAPPGLPPMRGPVKAAHAVARLRAAGPHPVAASVLRAWSLLPAWARAEAPMPGAAVLCHGDLHLGQLVRHPGPDGPWRLIDVDDLGVGVPAWDLARPAAWYACGLLPPDEWTRFLAAYRARGGPAVPADGDPWPALDVPARALTVQTAARAMTKALAQDRPLDEVEQCLVDACVRMGSVPPQLASNSAK; translated from the coding sequence GTGACCGCCACCCCCCTGCTCGCCGAGCTCGCCTTCCGCGCCAGAGCGCAGGCTCATGCGCACGGCGTCGCGGCGGCCTGCTCCTGCGGCGCGGCCACCCTCGCCGACCGCCCCGACGCCACCGTCGTACGGCACGCGGACACCGTCGCCAAGGCCCACGCCCCGGACACCGACCCGGCCGAGCTCACCGCCCGCCTCACCGCCGCCGCCCGGGTCGCCGACGTCCTCCTGCCCCCGCGCACCCCGACCCCGGCCCGCCTCCACGGCCGGCTGGTGACCTTCTGGCCGTACGGCGTCCCGGTGGACCCGGACGATCCGGACGCCGCTCCCTGGGAGGCCGCGGGCACGCTGCTCGCCGCTCTGCACCGCGCCCCCGCCCCGCCCGGGCTCCCGCCCATGCGCGGCCCCGTCAAAGCAGCCCACGCCGTGGCCCGGCTGCGCGCTGCGGGCCCCCATCCCGTCGCCGCGTCCGTCCTGCGGGCCTGGAGCCTGCTGCCCGCCTGGGCCCGCGCCGAGGCGCCGATGCCCGGCGCAGCCGTCCTCTGCCACGGCGACCTGCACCTCGGTCAGCTCGTCCGTCACCCGGGCCCCGACGGGCCCTGGCGGCTGATCGACGTCGACGACCTCGGTGTGGGCGTTCCGGCCTGGGATCTCGCCCGCCCCGCCGCCTGGTACGCCTGCGGCCTCCTCCCGCCCGACGAGTGGACCCGCTTCCTGGCCGCCTACCGTGCGCGGGGCGGCCCGGCCGTTCCCGCGGACGGCGACCCCTGGCCCGCGCTCGACGTCCCGGCCCGCGCCCTCACGGTCCAGACCGCGGCCCGGGCCATGACCAAGGCGCTCGCACAGGACCGGCCGCTGGACGAGGTCGAGCAGTGCCTGGTCGACGCCTGTGTCCGTATGGGTTCCGTCCCCCCGCAGTTGGCGTCGAACTCCGCGAAGTAG